In Mangifera indica cultivar Alphonso chromosome 14, CATAS_Mindica_2.1, whole genome shotgun sequence, the DNA window TAGTTTCAAGGGCACTTAAGTTAGTGGGGTTTATGGTAGTGCTACAGAAATCTAATATAACACAAATGCCAAAGATGATCGGCTGTCCATTAAGGTTTAGGAATATTATTACTTTGAAAAGCCAAAGTGTCTTCtaatttcactaattttttaacaataaaattacatatacatatatgatgtgtcattatataattggatgattttaaattaaagataaaataatacctaatcacatgatgatatattcaattatattctCAAATGTGTGTAAACATTGCATTGCTCGTTTCTTAATACCCTCCTGTCTGTCTGTTAAAGGTACTTTCAGAGTATAAAAGAAAAGTAGCTTCATGCACATGAAATCTTTCTTTCTCAAATGCAGATGGAAAATTTacctattttctttattttgtcttCTCATGAGGGAATCATTTTGACGTATTTTGAAGCGAAGAACAAAGCAACACCTTAAGGAACTGTTAGTTACAATAATACCTTGCCTTGCCTGTAGTCACAGATACTGCTAGAGTAATGTAATGTGTTATCTGGAAATCAACAGGGTCAACAAACAACTATAATTATGCCAAGGACAAAATcttccaatttatgtgaactgcgaagaattttgatttgaaaagaGTCTTTAAGCCAACATGAATGAAGATATGCAgcattgtcaaaaaaaaaaaataatagtaataaataaaaattagaaattctTAGCTATAGAGGTTCAGATTGTTGCCTTGAGCAACTATTGGATTGATAGGTAGATGAAGCCATGTTGAGCATATGAGAGGTTATTCTTTCGTTGCTAAAACATGTGGGTCATCTTCCGTGGGTAATTTAGAATTTATGaatgaagtaaaaaaattaCCGTTGGTAGAGGAACAAGGGCCAGCTCTGTCTGATGACGAACAGCAAGGTTTCAGAAATTCCCCACTCTTTGGCGCATTGACCACAAGTGCTAAGAAAGATATCTGCCAATCAAAATAATACATTCATCTAGCCATTCCATGTTGTGTGAGCTATTAAACCATAGTCTAGATGACTTCAATGTGAAGAAATGAGGAATCTGTGTAATCATAATAGGACTAATATGTCATAGAGCTCATCCCTGCCTCATATTCTACCGTTTTGTCTCCTGCAGCCTCCGAGGAAACTACGCCATATAGGGGCATTTGGTGGAAAAGGCATTGTAGCTATCATTTTCTCAGCTTCCTTCAGATATCCTTGATTGGCCAGTAAGTCCACCAAACAATGATAATGATCCATTTCTGGCTCAACCCCATAATTACTTTTCATTAGGTCAAACAACTCCATCCCTTCTTCGACTAAGCCACCATGTCTGCAAGCTGTAAGCACTGCAAGGAAAGCAACCCTGTCAGgcttaaaccccaaaatttccATCTCCCTGAACTTTTGTAATGCCTGGTAAGCATGGCCATTGAGTCCAAGAGCTGAAATCAGAGTAGTCCATGTGATTACGTTTTTATCTGTCActgtttcaaatatttttattgaacttCCAATGCTCCCACATTTTCCATACATGTCTATTAACACATTGAACAAAAATGTGTCACAATGCTTTGTATCAGTCTTTACGATGAGAGCATGAAGTGAACAGCCCAAAGCAAGGCTGCATACTTTGGTGCACGCACTTAAGAGGCTAACAAACGTACAATTGTCTGGATGGATTTCAGCCATTTGCATGcatttaaaaagttcaaaaactTCTGCATAATTACCATTATGAGCACAAGCTTCAATCGCAGTGTTCCAAGATACTATGTCAGGTTCTTCAAGCAGAGAAAGCAATTTCAGTGCTTCATGATACTGACCAGACCTGTTATAAATTCTAGCAATGATGTTAGAGGGGACGACAGCAATTGGTGAGTTGAAAAATGTGGCAAGAGCTATAGCATCTGATTTGAGACCATTTTTGGCATATGAATTCATGAGGGAGCTCAATACATACTCATTGTTCTGGTATCCCATTCTTATAATCAAACAATGAAGCTGAGAAAGCTCTAAGGCAATTGATGATTTAAGTAAATgagaaaatgtaaatttattcGGTTGGTAACCTAGTTGAAGCATGTCTATCAGTAGAAGCATAGAAGTagaagaatatttatttgcataaccCAATATCAACGAATTCCAAGAAACCACATTCTTATCAAATATTTCATCAAAAGATAGATGAGCATCTTCCAAATTATCACATTTCACATAGAAGTCAACTAATGCACTGCCCACAAAAACATGACATTCTaatccattttttattattttagcaTGGATAGATTTTCCATACCCTGGGATCTGCAAAGCAGCACAAGAATTGATAACATATACAAATGAGGTATCATTAGGGCACTCTTGATCCTCAGACATCCTTAAGAAAAATTCCAATGCTTTTTCAGGTTTTTCGTTCTTTACCAATGCACCAATAATTGTATTCCAAGATACAACATCCCCAACTTTCACCTCCTTGAACATTTTCTCTGCTGAGCAGATGCACATACATTTCACATACATGTTAATAACAGAATTCACAACAGAAACTTCATTATCAAGTCCGTATTTAATCACCAAACCATGTATCTGTTCTCCTGATTCCAAATATTGTTCACTTATAAAACCTGATAAAACAGCCACAAAAGAACCTTCGGACAAAGAAATCTTTTCCCTGACAAgatcacaaaagaaaaatatacaatcTTCAACAAATCCATATCGcccaaaaaaagatattatcgAATTCCACGTCACTAAACTCTTCTTAGGCATATCCTCAAATGCACAAACCACCTCATCCAAGATCCCATGCTTTCCATATAATCCTAACAAAGCAGTCCCTACAAATACATCAGCTGTAAACAAACCATTCTTCACAATCAAAGCATGCAACTGAACTCCCTTgcaaaaatcaatcaaatcacaTGACAGTAACCCACCCAACGTGAACTGGGTCGACCAAAATCCACAATttctcatataattaaatattctcCAAGCTTCCTCTACATATCCACTTCTACTGTAACTACTAATTATAGTATTAAATGACACCACGTTTCTTTCCGGCATTTTATCGAACACCTTACGCGCTGATGATAGTTCGCCGACTGATGCGTAGATAGAGATGACATTGTTGAAAAGGAAGGTGGGTTGGGTAGATTTTGGGCCCAAAGTGATGACGAGTGCATGAAGAGGTTTGGTGTTGCGAAGGGAAGGAGTGTTTGAACAATATTTCAGAAGCAGGAGTAGACGCTTATGGTGTTTCAAGAAATCTCCGTAATGGCTCATAGATGGCGGGAGAATAAGCTATTTATTGACCCGTTGAATTTAATAGTTTCTGGTTTAAGGCTCATCATCTCATGGGTGAGGAAAGAAAAATCGTCTTTGTTGAGGATGTGATGTAAATTTTGGTAAGTTGCGCCCGTGCGGATACGGGTGCTACGGGCTATGCTAGGGTGGGCATAGCCATATTTTCGGATACACGGGTTTGAGTTTAAAAACCGGATTGATCACAGCAGAGGGGGCCAGCAAAAAAAACAGAGGAACACTCCTTATTCTGTCTCCAGGAAGAACGGCACTTAAGCATTGGCCCAACATAACATGTCATGAGATATTTTGTTTGAGGCCCAAAAACTTCTTCTCACCCAGCTTTTAGTTAGAtgacaaattataatatattaattttgaaaaatattaaatatccaTTCGTGGATTtaagattgaattcaaatcaagttaatttggtttaatttaaattcatttattttaaatataaactgaGTTTGAATTAAGAGATTCGactcattttaaaaccaaactgaatttgagCTATAGAAAGTTCAATTCGGTTTTGACTCACGAGCTAGTTagatgatttgatttagtttgaatttgactcgtgatttgatttgaattatattaaataattattaaatgacatagttttattaatgaaccACGAATTTATAATtcttgtttaattgatttttgttccGTGGAATTTGCTTCAATCTTCCATCATCATCATTGCAGCACCACTTAGGCAGACTAACATGGTTATAGAGCGAAAACATGATGCCTTATGCACCGAGTTCATCAACCACCAGATCATAGACTTGACATACATCATGATCGAGAGGGCAGGATTGCTCTCGACAAAGCCAACCTTGGCGGCCctcaaattcaaagaattaaGAGATTTATTCTCTTCTAGGGTGTTGTCGACTATTAGTCTACCTTGTGATGCTAAGGTGTTAGATATCATCCGAGATAGTTCGTGAGCTTTTTCGTTGAGTGTATTGGAGTTTTAGCATATCTGACACCCAATCACCACTCGCCCACAAGTTGGGATTCCTGATCATCCTGTCTGAAGGGATCACTCATTTGACAAGTTTTAAGGCGTCTTTGCATGGAATGTGTTATAGGCTCAGACAAATGTCAACTCTATACACCATCTATTTTGATTCCTGGGGCACATTCCACACCACTCATTCATACTCTAGCTAGCCACTTTGGTTCGTCTATGCACTATGGATCATCTTTAGGGTCATGGGCTTCTGCTTTCCAGTGACTGTGTTTTGTGTGGCCCAGCCATGGAGACTTATGATCATCTTTTCTTCAACCgtaatttctctttttctgttTAAGGGAAATCAAAGCTAGGATTCTTATGGTTTAATTGAGTTTCTCATAGTTATCTCTGATTTACTGAACATCTTTATACCTTTGACGTAAAAGTGACTTTTAACATGTTCTATCCCAATTAGCCTTATTTGCCAGTATATACTGTCATGGTATGAGCAAAGAAGTGACAAAAGGAAGACTGCTAGTAAAGTTTTCAATACCACCTCCATCAGTGGACTTAGCTGCACACTTGGAACTtgaacaaatcaatcaaaatattagTCAAATATCTAAAAgcaataagaataataataaactcTTTACATAGATAAAAAtgtaatcaattcaaataaatataaatagtcaaATGAAAGCCATATCAAACATCCTAACTTGTAATTTAGCTACTCATAGTTCAATTCAACTAATCGTAAAgttcaaataagaaaatagaCAAGAATCCATAAAAATGGTAACGATAAACACACCAAGTATTTCACGGatgctttctcttctttctcttgaaaGCCAAATTTCAATTGTAGTTGCAAACTGCAATTGAAACGGCAAATTCCATTTTGAATGAAAGAACATCAATTAGAGCCACCTCTTGTCTTTCTTTGATTTCTCCACTGCTGcaaatttctttatttctctTGTATTTGCCTTTTGCTTGTTGATCTCTCTCAAGGAAAAGGAATTCTCCTTCTTATATATGACAAACCCTTATAAACTTATTAACAAGCCTTCTATTTTTCtgcttttattttaaatctctCTCATTTTTCCTGTTTCACTTCAACCCCGAATTAACAAAACTTCCTTCCACACAGACCATTTCATTCCCATCCAGAGTTGACGTATTTACTTTCCTTCACTCAAACGTCCAAGCTTCCACTAGAAAACTCTGATTTACAAACCCGTCAAGTACATGAAAGTAGACGCCTAGGTCtttcaaccataatttttttcagattttttctCCATCCCAATTAGTATAGTTATACATTTCAAGTTAACCCATTAGGAGCTGAAATCCTGAATTTTCACTTCTTATTCTTTGCTTTgctcaaaatcttaaaaaacattaaaacaatataaatttgaaacttgtatataaaatatgagaatATAACATAAAACTAAGAATTAAAGGTATAAAAATATGCATAACTATTGAGCACATCAACCtgtcatatgattgagtaaatgaaaatgcataattaaatgattaataCTTCGATTTATATTCAACAGATGTACCTACTTGTTTGCCTAAGTGAAAGTAAACTACCCATAAccttaaaacaacaaaaagtacTGGAAATTTCTTCTCTATTTCATATCTCGAGAACTGAAGTTACAAGACattcatatatcaaataaaccAGTCTGGCATTTGCTGTCAAGGTTAATCAGAATCATTGATCAAATGTCAcaacaaaaatgaaagaaaagcaCTAATCTCAGCCGTTATGCAAGTTGAGTATTGATTCCTTGCTACAGTAAGAGAAAAGGAGCAGCAACCAGGGACACTGGCTTTTGTTATTTCTTTGCTCACTGAATTTGCACTAACCAGGCACATGATAAAAAGCTCATTGGATGAAGAGAATTGCGTCATTAATAAGATTGAAGGTTGAGTCTTATTGTGTCAACAGTGGAGGATCATCGTTCATTCAATAGTGAATCAATGTTCAAATGTAAAGATTTAAGGACGACGAGCCTTTAAGAGAAGATCAGATTTTCAAACTAGTGAGCATCAGTAAATCAAGCGTAAACATTGGGGGAAGGGAGACGAGTGTTAATAACCTTGTTCACAAAAAGATTGTATAATTTATGGTTAAGTATCTTAATGTATAAAAAGTCGAGTGCATTGCCTTTACAGGTCAACTAATAAGAAATTGAGAAGTGGGTATCAGTACTTATTTTGATGACCTAACTGAGTGGATGATTTAATGCACAGTAAATGCACGAACTCCCATTATATATATTGCCAACTGAAAAAGACCACTTAtgaacttttattcttttgccCTTTTTTCACAAGTAACTTTTGAACGAACAATATGGTCTTGAAGAATCAGGGATATGGTGATTTCAGAGAATATTGCATTAGTAGAGACAGCCGCATCATAACAAGAATTGCAATACAAATTCACAAAGAAATTCTGAAATCCTCCAGTGTTCCACTTTCATAGCTCATTCATCGCTCGACGAGCGCCTCTAGAAATTCATTAAGATGGATTCTTAGTGGTGTTTTGGGTCGGGTCCTCCAGGACTAATTCTCTTGGAGTCACTATAGCTTGGGGAAATATCCTCATCCTCCATTTTTGCCTTCAGTTCATAAGATTTTTCTAGCAGTTCTTGCAACACTCGGGCTACGTCCTTCCTCTCCGGGTGGAGCTGAAGATTTCTAGCTTCAAGCCTTGAGAATGTAAAGAACAGCAAAGTGAAACATATCCAGAACTTCAGGTCAGCCATTATCCTCTCGAGGCTCTCTAAACTATTGATATATTGTAGATTAGTAGTGCTCTGATAATTCGAGCTTGAAGGGCTCCTTATATAGCTAttctttatattcaaatttagtttgtcTTGTTTTGTGGTGCTACCTATGTCGAGTTCTTAATAAGAGAATTTTAATGGCATTAGCCAATGTTTAATAAGATTTGAGCAGTCCAGCTAAGCAACTTCTCAAaggatgaaaaatatatataccaagGACTCTTCATATGTTAGAAATACTTAATTTgttcaatcaaaataattaaattgtcaACAATAAGTGTGGGTCTAGTCAGTTCCAAGTTTGATTTCAGTACCACTTCCGATGTTCTAAGAGTTGCTCTGTATCGAATCTTTGTCCACAAAGAATCCCCTGAGATACCGAAGGGACAAACTCGATTAATTTGGATTTCAAAAAGCAAATGCACGTTGCCCCACTCAAATCATTTTGCATGATGTCAAATACTTTTAGAGTTAGTTTTTGTTTGTGTAAGGCTTTTACtgcttcaaaaaaaaaaaaacactggCCAAGTTAAGTTTTGTTTTCTGTGCATGGTAGAATGCATTGAACACAGTACATAGAGAGAGGGATATAGGGAGAGAATGGATCGAGTTTCGCTATATTTGATACCAAGCAAGCAAGTCCATCCGTCATTGTACAACAATACAAGAACTGTAAATTATGAATTCGACATGTAAATAAGATGGATGCCTACGGTAATGTTGATCTTTATATTTCCGATATTCATCAATATATTTATAGCCATGGCCACCTTTAGTTTTGCCGAGGCCTCCTGTCTTGTTTATACGTGGCTACTTATTTACTCTGCATATATCAGAGCTATACAT includes these proteins:
- the LOC123195773 gene encoding pentatricopeptide repeat-containing protein At3g58590 isoform X2; translated protein: MSHYGDFLKHHKRLLLLLKYCSNTPSLRNTKPLHALVITLGPKSTQPTFLFNNVISIYASVGELSSARKVFDKMPERNVVSFNTIISSYSRSGYVEEAWRIFNYMRNCGFWSTQFTLGGLLSCDLIDFCKGVQLHALIVKNGLFTADVFVGTALLGLYGKHGILDEVVCAFEDMPKKSLVTWNSIISFFGRYGFVEDCIFFFCDLVREKISLSEGSFVAVLSGFISEQYLESGEQIHGLVIKYGLDNEVSVVNSVINMYVKCMCICSAEKMFKEVKVGDVVSWNTIIGALVKNEKPEKALEFFLRMSEDQECPNDTSFVYVINSCAALQIPGYGKSIHAKIIKNGLECHVFVGSALVDFYVKCDNLEDAHLSFDEIFDKNVVSWNSLILGYANKYSSTSMLLLIDMLQLGYQPNKFTFSHLLKSSIALELSQLHCLIIRMGYQNNEYVLSSLMNSYAKNGLKSDAIALATFFNSPIAVVPSNIIARIYNRSGQYHEALKLLSLLEEPDIVSWNTAIEACAHNVLTACRHGGLVEEGMELFDLMKSNYGVEPEMDHYHCLVDLLANQGYLKEAEKMIATMPFPPNAPIWRSFLGGCRRQNGRI
- the LOC123195773 gene encoding pentatricopeptide repeat-containing protein At3g58590 isoform X1 — its product is MSHYGDFLKHHKRLLLLLKYCSNTPSLRNTKPLHALVITLGPKSTQPTFLFNNVISIYASVGELSSARKVFDKMPERNVVSFNTIISSYSRSGYVEEAWRIFNYMRNCGFWSTQFTLGGLLSCDLIDFCKGVQLHALIVKNGLFTADVFVGTALLGLYGKHGILDEVVCAFEDMPKKSLVTWNSIISFFGRYGFVEDCIFFFCDLVREKISLSEGSFVAVLSGFISEQYLESGEQIHGLVIKYGLDNEVSVVNSVINMYVKCMCICSAEKMFKEVKVGDVVSWNTIIGALVKNEKPEKALEFFLRMSEDQECPNDTSFVYVINSCAALQIPGYGKSIHAKIIKNGLECHVFVGSALVDFYVKCDNLEDAHLSFDEIFDKNVVSWNSLILGYANKYSSTSMLLLIDMLQLGYQPNKFTFSHLLKSSIALELSQLHCLIIRMGYQNNEYVLSSLMNSYAKNGLKSDAIALATFFNSPIAVVPSNIIARIYNRSGQYHEALKLLSLLEEPDIVSWNTAIEACAHNGNYAEVFELFKCMQMAEIHPDNCTFVSLLSACTKVCSLALGCSLHALIVKTDTKHCDTFLFNVLIDMYGKCGSIGSSIKIFETVTDKNVITWTTLISALGLNGHAYQALQKFREMEILGFKPDRVAFLAVLTACRHGGLVEEGMELFDLMKSNYGVEPEMDHYHCLVDLLANQGYLKEAEKMIATMPFPPNAPIWRSFLGGCRRQNGRI